The Knoellia sp. S7-12 region CGGAGAGTTCGGAGCGGCCCTTGCGGCGACGGGCACCAAGGATGGCGCGACCCGCACGGGTACGCATGCGGAGACGGAAGCCGTGGGTCTTGGACCGACGACGAGTGTTGGGCTGGAACGTACGCTTGCTCACGGTGAATCTCTTCTCACGGGACGGACCCATCCGGACAAAACCGCATGGTGTGGGGCGTGTTGGGTCGTGCTGGCTCAGAGGCTGTGGGCAGGCGTCAACGGCCGCCACAACAGGCCTGTCAAAGGTACGTGAGAGCGGCATACCGGGTCAAACTCGCCCGAGAACGCCCGCGCTGAGCAGAGAACCGCCTATGCTCTCACCTCACGGTGTCAGCAGCTGGCACGA contains the following coding sequences:
- the rpmH gene encoding 50S ribosomal protein L34; amino-acid sequence: MSKRTFQPNTRRRSKTHGFRLRMRTRAGRAILGARRRKGRSELSA